The nucleotide window CCTGAAATCCAGAAATATTTACACGCCAGAATGAGGCTCCTCTCCCTAATCAGTGTTTAGCTCAATTTTGTTGGTGTGTCTGAAGAAAACAAGACTTTGTTGTCATGTCTCAGGCACTACTGGCTCCACTCAAATGCTCTTTCAAATGCTCGAAGAAACCTCTCAGGCTGATGGATGCAGATTTGCTGGGTTGGAAACAGGGGCTCAGCCCCGGTTTCCTAACTCaccctttcttccctttgcagTAAACGAGCAGTGACCGAGCACCAGCTCATGCACGACAAGGGGAGGGAATTCCAAGGGCTGAAGCGCCTGATGTGGCTCCACAACGCCCTGGGCAGCGTgcacacagccagcagcagggatgtttctctttctgatgCCATGTGGGATTCACAGAAGAGCCAAGATCCCTCTGATCTCTACAACAGCATCGGCAGAGCTGAGACTCCGAGCTTGGAGGTGccaggaaaagagcagagcttCCCCCTCTTAAATCAGCCACGGAATGTGAAGACCCCGAAGGGCAACTGGAAGCCACAAAACCTTCCTGACCTCCTTCAAATCAaagtgctgggcagcaggagaaatCCTAGCAGCCAGCTACAGAACTCTTCCTGCTAGCCTGGATCCTGCTCAGCCTCTCCAGCTCTTCAGCCCTGTGATGTTTCAAGGAAAAGCTCCAGCAGGGGGGTGAccctcaaaagaaaaatcatgtcCATCAGTCCCACTAAGTACTCCTAGATCCCTGTAAGCACCCGGGTTCCCTCCCTAGCAGCAATCTGAGCACTGTGAGTGTGGAATTGGGTCATTTGTCACACGCCAGAACCCCATCCCTGTCTGTTACTGACACCTTAGACTGTGGCAGCTCTTTGTAACTCGTGGAGTTTGCAAGGTGCAGGAAGTTTGGGTCATTTATCCTGACATTCACAGCTCACTTGCAGCCTAATGTTTTGAGTCCTGAAGAAGCAGTTAGCTTCTTACACAGACTCCACACCTGCCTGCAGTAGTAACAACTTTCCTTATACCTTAGATccaaaggtttggtttttttcctgcttctccatCACATAGAATGGCTGAAGCCTCTcatctctcagcttttccttcaaaCTTCTGCCTGGCCACAAAGTTAAAGCCCAAGTTCTGCTGGTGGAAGGGGTGAGAATCAGCTTTC belongs to Calypte anna isolate BGI_N300 chromosome 26, bCalAnn1_v1.p, whole genome shotgun sequence and includes:
- the LOC115599692 gene encoding parathyroid hormone 4-like, which translates into the protein MFLPSRSLQMVTLMAILLACSAACQDPENKRAVTEHQLMHDKGREFQGLKRLMWLHNALGSVHTASSRDVSLSDAMWDSQKSQDPSDLYNSIGRAETPSLEVPGKEQSFPLLNQPRNVKTPKGNWKPQNLPDLLQIKVLGSRRNPSSQLQNSSC